A stretch of the Clostridiales bacterium genome encodes the following:
- a CDS encoding ATP-binding cassette domain-containing protein yields MSYISVQGLCKHFDVRQKREKGSLLRKKERVQALQDVSFDVEQGELVGYIGPNGAGKSTTVKILSGIMVPDSGIVSVGGLTPWENRKEHVRRIGVVFGQRMQLWWDVPIADSYDLLKDIYRIPDSEYRQRLDELTGALDLGGIIRTPLRQLSLGQRMRAELCGSLLHRPELLFLDEPTIGLDAVSKLALRDFLKWENREHGTTIMLTTHDMEDIAALCSRVMVLGHGRKLYDGDLAELLGRFDRLRTLSASYDRAPEIPELPGAERVELEGETLKITYSTDKMEIGTLLPLLQKAGEIREMTVQPQNIDHLIAAMYQEMGL; encoded by the coding sequence ATGAGCTACATTTCAGTACAGGGGCTCTGCAAGCATTTTGACGTCCGCCAGAAACGGGAGAAAGGCTCCCTGCTGCGGAAGAAGGAACGGGTGCAGGCCCTGCAGGACGTCTCGTTCGACGTGGAGCAGGGGGAACTGGTCGGGTACATCGGACCCAACGGCGCGGGCAAATCCACCACGGTGAAAATCCTGAGCGGCATAATGGTGCCGGATTCGGGGATTGTATCGGTGGGCGGGCTGACCCCGTGGGAGAACCGGAAGGAGCATGTGCGCCGGATCGGCGTGGTGTTCGGGCAGCGGATGCAGCTGTGGTGGGACGTGCCGATTGCCGACAGCTATGACCTGCTGAAGGACATCTACCGGATTCCGGACAGCGAATACCGGCAGCGGCTGGATGAGCTGACAGGGGCGCTGGACCTGGGCGGGATCATCCGCACGCCGCTGCGGCAGCTGAGCCTGGGACAGCGGATGCGGGCGGAGCTGTGCGGATCGCTGCTGCACCGGCCGGAACTGCTGTTCCTGGATGAGCCGACCATCGGCCTGGACGCGGTGAGCAAGCTGGCGCTGCGGGATTTCCTGAAGTGGGAAAACCGCGAGCACGGCACCACGATTATGCTGACCACCCACGACATGGAGGACATCGCCGCGCTGTGCAGCCGGGTGATGGTGCTGGGGCACGGCCGGAAGCTGTACGATGGGGACCTGGCGGAGCTGCTGGGCCGGTTTGACCGGCTGCGCACGCTGAGCGCCAGCTACGACCGGGCACCGGAAATCCCGGAGCTGCCGGGAGCGGAACGGGTGGAACTGGAAGGCGAAACCCTGAAGATTACCTACTCAACCGACAAAATGGAAATCGGGACGCTGCTCCCGCTGCTGCAGAAGGCCGGGGAAATCCGGGAGATGACCGTGCAGCCGCAGAACATCGACCACCTGATTGCCGCCATGTACCAGGAGATGGGATTATGA
- a CDS encoding ABC-2 family transporter protein, whose product MNAYYAIFRLRRRLETQYRGAALGGLICQVFFGLVLIALYRALYAGKPQDMPLEHVVTYVWINQAFFRMILSSDPELMDKIRTGGIAYDMCRPMSLYGFYYARIMAQKMMGTFLRGAPMIVIAALLPEGWGISLPASLPGFLWAVAAMLLGLLCVCAMENITMGFTMRTLDSRGMQAMLNLLMMILTGNVLPLTLYPDSWQPVITALPYAQMLDAPIRLYTGMYAPEAAWLILLRQAAWVAVLVCAGSLMWRANQRRLVIQGG is encoded by the coding sequence ATGAACGCATATTACGCCATATTCCGCCTGAGACGGCGGCTGGAGACCCAGTACCGCGGCGCGGCACTGGGCGGACTGATCTGCCAGGTGTTCTTCGGGCTGGTCCTGATTGCGCTGTACCGGGCGCTGTACGCCGGGAAACCGCAGGACATGCCGCTGGAGCATGTGGTGACCTATGTATGGATCAACCAGGCGTTTTTCCGGATGATTCTTTCGTCCGACCCGGAACTGATGGACAAGATCCGCACGGGCGGAATCGCCTATGACATGTGCCGGCCGATGAGTCTGTACGGGTTTTACTACGCCCGGATCATGGCCCAGAAGATGATGGGCACCTTCCTGCGGGGAGCACCGATGATCGTGATCGCGGCGCTGCTGCCGGAGGGCTGGGGAATCAGCCTGCCGGCATCCCTGCCCGGATTCCTGTGGGCGGTGGCCGCAATGCTCCTCGGCCTGCTGTGCGTATGCGCAATGGAGAACATCACGATGGGCTTTACCATGCGGACGCTGGACAGCCGGGGAATGCAGGCGATGCTGAACCTGCTGATGATGATCCTGACCGGCAACGTACTGCCGCTGACGCTGTATCCGGACAGCTGGCAGCCGGTGATTACCGCGCTGCCGTACGCACAGATGCTGGACGCGCCGATCCGCCTGTATACGGGGATGTACGCGCCGGAAGCCGCATGGCTGATCCTGCTGCGGCAGGCGGCATGGGTCGCGGTGCTGGTATGTGCGGGCAGCCTGATGTGGCGGGCCAACCAACGGCGGCTGGTGATCCAGGGAGGCTGA
- a CDS encoding ABC-2 family transporter protein produces the protein MNTLRLYRKSMAMLIRSHMQYPASFLMQTLAQLVMEGGEMLAVILLVNRFDHLNQWMPGDLYFFFGVMSVSFYITECFGRGVTGAFPYMVRSGQLDTVMLRPRGVLTQVLCADADPRRIACIAVGTVSLVIGSRMSGIVWTAPKVLMLLESICCAFWLILGLFMIEAILCVYSVKSVELANALTYGGRSACQYPIDTYPRPLRVLFTVVAPFALVMHVPASHILGKPLFGWPEWTGFVTPLAGLALFGVMYTLFRMAMRHYRSTGS, from the coding sequence ATGAACACACTGCGGTTATACCGAAAATCCATGGCCATGCTGATCCGGAGCCATATGCAGTACCCGGCGTCCTTCCTGATGCAGACGCTGGCGCAGCTGGTGATGGAGGGCGGCGAAATGCTGGCGGTAATCCTGCTGGTAAACCGGTTTGACCACCTGAACCAGTGGATGCCCGGAGACCTGTACTTCTTTTTCGGGGTAATGTCGGTTTCCTTCTATATTACGGAGTGCTTCGGCCGGGGAGTGACCGGCGCATTCCCGTACATGGTGCGGAGCGGGCAGCTGGATACGGTGATGCTGCGCCCGCGGGGCGTGCTGACCCAGGTGCTGTGCGCGGACGCGGATCCCCGGCGGATTGCCTGTATCGCCGTGGGCACGGTGAGCCTGGTGATCGGCAGCCGGATGAGCGGAATCGTGTGGACGGCGCCAAAGGTACTGATGCTGTTGGAAAGCATCTGCTGCGCGTTCTGGCTGATCCTGGGCCTGTTTATGATCGAAGCGATCCTGTGCGTGTACAGCGTGAAATCCGTGGAGCTGGCCAACGCGCTGACCTACGGCGGGCGGAGCGCCTGCCAGTATCCGATTGATACCTACCCCCGGCCGCTGCGCGTGCTGTTTACCGTGGTGGCGCCGTTCGCACTGGTGATGCATGTGCCGGCATCCCATATCCTGGGCAAGCCGCTGTTCGGCTGGCCGGAATGGACCGGATTCGTGACGCCGCTGGCGGGGCTGGCGCTGTTCGGCGTGATGTATACGCTTTTCCGCATGGCGATGCGGCACTACCGCTCCACCGGCAGCTGA
- a CDS encoding SDR family oxidoreductase, whose protein sequence is MKALLIGGTGQISMAITKKLVKDGWEVYLLNRGNRSAELPEGVHSIVADINDEAAVLEKTKGIMFDSVCEFIGFVPAQVERDWRLFRGKTRQYIYISSASAYHKPVGDYMITEGTALANPYWEYSRNKIACEDFLMGKFREEGFPVTIVRPSHTYDERNLPLGVHGAKGPWQVLKRMMEGKPVIIQGDGTSLWTVTFNKDFAVGFTGLMGNVHAIGEAFQITSDETLTWNQIYQTIADALGVKLNAYHVASDFLAETGKQYDFNGALNGDKAHSVVFDNTKLKRLVPQMTTTIPFHEGARISISYILSHPELQVEDPEFDAWSDRVIEALEAAKARI, encoded by the coding sequence ATGAAGGCGCTGTTAATCGGCGGCACAGGCCAGATCAGCATGGCAATCACGAAGAAACTGGTGAAGGACGGCTGGGAGGTATACCTGCTGAACCGGGGAAACCGGTCGGCGGAACTGCCGGAAGGCGTGCATTCCATTGTGGCGGACATCAATGACGAGGCCGCCGTGCTGGAAAAGACAAAGGGCATCATGTTCGACTCGGTATGCGAGTTCATCGGCTTTGTGCCCGCCCAGGTGGAACGGGACTGGCGGCTGTTCCGCGGGAAAACACGGCAGTATATCTACATCAGCTCGGCATCAGCCTACCACAAGCCGGTGGGCGACTATATGATCACCGAGGGAACGGCGCTGGCGAACCCGTACTGGGAGTATTCCCGGAACAAGATCGCCTGCGAGGATTTCCTGATGGGCAAATTCCGGGAGGAAGGCTTCCCGGTGACGATTGTGCGGCCCAGCCACACGTATGACGAGCGGAACCTCCCGCTGGGCGTGCACGGGGCCAAGGGCCCCTGGCAGGTGCTGAAACGGATGATGGAAGGGAAACCCGTGATTATCCAGGGCGATGGTACCAGCCTGTGGACGGTGACATTCAACAAGGACTTCGCCGTGGGCTTCACCGGCCTGATGGGCAATGTGCACGCGATCGGCGAGGCGTTCCAAATCACCTCGGACGAGACGCTGACGTGGAACCAGATTTACCAGACCATCGCGGATGCGCTGGGCGTGAAGCTGAACGCGTACCACGTTGCCTCCGACTTCCTGGCGGAAACGGGGAAACAGTATGACTTCAACGGCGCCCTGAACGGGGACAAGGCCCACTCCGTGGTGTTTGACAACACGAAGCTGAAGCGCCTGGTGCCGCAGATGACGACGACGATCCCGTTCCACGAGGGCGCCCGGATCTCCATCAGTT